A genomic window from Parasteatoda tepidariorum isolate YZ-2023 chromosome 10, CAS_Ptep_4.0, whole genome shotgun sequence includes:
- the LOC107436122 gene encoding uncharacterized protein isoform X1 gives MNKSFRGRRQQSPSETINPPASIISACSPKKRKKRNRRKPYKMEQNLKKKETLPDRDDLSFPVSLSDVVKTEDSDHNHLAVSTFLPEPNKTYAACKKDSDTEKFRQSLKYQDKESYVSQRDHKIGIGLFNTDEIEDLPPRHRKKVVSVYEKLRAYEEYLLDEKSKANDPNILPPPDLSNDHDNVCLVTKSTENKRNSPISNKLKLKETLKHSRKNKYTESKSDKFSDNHVNNASKPKCTSNKFENMSQKNSQTRVKTQIFESHEMSTKNYNTDNSLVSVDNSVQSVHPKHKCLVKDSVTGSDIRQCSETQKEYKKDVEQTVKLPIPKSPRKQNNHNFHANHAYNPSNQHITQNKNFNLKDHENTHSKLKVSRNVNYLGDSKSNLKQNDLNKTLKSESEHSVDETNLTLVNYQKTKNEKIKKDKSNLSNEADSNVNFPHYEKNNQMCSETFYSSANSQDDKTNNQKTKKYPPKESGYHKEAYHKFDYDNTSLSRTNKNSANTEKRKKNRYDSDHFSDSCSITSNNLSVRNFSEDLKNDNTSLSRANKNSANTEKRNRSRYDSDHFSDSCSITSNNNLSIRNFSKDFKNDNTSLSRTNKNSTNTEKRNGRSYDSDHFSDICSITSNDLSVQNFSKGFKNTHHKSCETAEISEGGNSEGIFDPSERKPYFSSTFRNKNNQTCNSKIDTSDESRIEKYKEGPQLGSKKYYGGKNVTSPNRNNSLDSSSDNVHRKQSFNRTKNLNTESDSVFDCNAPPRKPHNKQRQYKGNRSYIQESLNETAANLDLSNVINKEFSSYLSNTSVSTLIDKNFNCMYDNKEQFSMSHTPQKERDIHSQFASCSQSGRENDRIYSREEKRIDASKMPQVKDIGFFVHITVSEDPKELDSWELFFKKHLGFMNFDVFRCCDFAESLILQFETNEDALKAHWLLYKLKRRNRNISDRHIKSLSSVKKHLVRPCLCENVLIEHCDKYFDEFAYKYISTHKTKMDIIIDKLNSLTLKKSGNTSNEEYLSLKDAFDTFKAMETVFNNYVRKAKDLARQCSVSETGSAELKKLKLNFSRECNSFERGLPIYSQKDVILNAIKNYPVSVIVAETGSGKSTQLTQYLLQTSFADNGSIIICTQPRKIAAVSITKFVCTQVGSSVGNEVGYDVGIEKKFGDSTKIIYMTDYALLRKCLRNRNLKKVSCVIIDEAHERTLYTDLLLGLLKQCLGFRQDLRIIITSATINPSVFVKYFNLPDGAVINVPGRAYPVEVIWSKHNVNEENMYVKECVRTAVRVHQRESKGDVLVFLSSPAEIDEAILLFEEMCPENSMPELMSLHGKSDIKDQMLVFETSTNDKRRIIFATNAAETSLTIPGIKYVIDSGMAKEMIFYPEKNKSCLMPTLINKSSAEQRKGRAGRTQPGVCYRLYSKKDFENMPERALPELLKTDLLNALLKVYEFGIKPSSFDFVESPSREAITKSIDSLEVLELIENNDLTKLGKQVVQLSIEPRLAKFILLGVESGMGHEAAIIAALVSEAGRIFLRFDDNKEKSDQKKKSFCQKSGDLCTFLEIYKRWLEVSQTDRFNWCVSNYVSFKALSSARKTVKEILFTLRQDLGIKVSSRYNNLSFKNNFEIILFSSFIENLCIYSGHPSLGYQSPNFKESLFIHPSSSLKYLRIVPPKFLVYTVFMETSRNYILDVTPLKEETVNKAFSKGNYALAVEDLKRLQIPPITLGPFGEKILYRHILGKGGSVINNIEYLLEKLTKNRNFRIDICRDKGLVIIHVEEKFHERVSNFIQDIVNDAREEMAKEADVIKMDDGFYYYCLSTGGLIHDIVMPGEFREITIEPINQRSISELESILRQFGPVQNLEKKSLKYKHSINVTYLTVSDAQNALKCLNKKNVAGVKVQNIVPKLNKSSKPLYKLKFTWPRLLAKGTGSILFSSAEDRVMVSGKLSTKSLYVDNNRISVTPSQNDLCLNLKNIPQSANERLLQEKISEALPDFLRELVKCVEINRQDSLAVSKNDIIKIKDQLSQSLSRFTPPSKVAIDVVYPTSTSKNYEAFAYFECDEDGSTAFQQLRGKLKLNNIQVDILEILESQVECKEHVYHFLRRDIQTVITKHEGKVKVTKLSNSLEDKVAIQFSCRSHEKLKTVNKEILSLVRDRKVECRHNKKYFYLFTDSGEKILNAIQARTKTLIERDTDNKVVFIYGQSKMSYTAEAEIHSFFETAKLLKTKIYDLKSSHIPPGFLKELYSRYGFDLYGLITKFDLKTANIDMKFGNLTVEGEVRNIRKVDEHLENICAKLYTTKPKKTDDDVGFGMCAICLDPVKFDYYRLENCGHSFCKSCLLLQLESKIIPVTCAQENCGQPFFLIDINRILSLGGEKLRREFQNAALQHHVSTHAGQISYCHSPDCPTVYRVSKKSDIVYNCPACLNDICAYCQTFSHKGMNCDIYQNSKEDEDYSLKVWLKDNKSCKQCPNCKMVIEKIDGCNHMECLNCKSHLCWLCLEIFKSGDLVYDHLPFCPKNQTS, from the exons ATGAATAA ATCGTTTCGTGGTAGAAGGCAACAAAGTCCTTCAGAAACAATCAATCCTCCTGCTTCAATTATTTCTGCATGTTCTCCTAAAAAGAGGAAGAAGAGAAATCGTCGAAAACCTTACAAA ATGGAGcagaatcttaaaaaaaaggaaactctACCGGATAGAGATGATTTAAGTTTTCCTGTTTCATTAAGTGATGTTGTTAAAACAGAGGATAGTGATCACAACCATCTTGCTGTATCAACATTCCTGCCAGAACCAAATAAAACCTATGCAGCCTGTAAAAAAGACTCTGATACTGAGAAATTTCGCCAAAGTCTTAAATATCAGGATAAGGAAAGCTATGTGTCACAAAGAGACCACAAAATAGGTATTGGTCTTTTTAATACTGACGAGATTGAAGATTTGCCACCAAGACATAGAAAGAAAGTTGTTTCCGTCTATGAGAAATTAAGAGCATATGAAGAATATTTACTAGATGAGAAGTCTAAGGCTAATGATCCAAATATACTACCACCTCCAGATTTATCTAATGATCATGATAATGTTTGTTTAGTAACTAAATCAACAGAAAACAAAAGGAACTCTCccatttcaaataaactaaaGCTGAAAGAAACTCTAAAACATTcacgtaaaaataaatacacagaGTCAAAAAGCGATAAATTTAGTGATAACCATGTAAATAATGCATCAAAACCTAAGTGTACAAGTAATAAGTTCGAGAATATgagtcaaaaaaattctcagacGAGGgtgaaaacacaaatttttgaatCCCATGAGATgtctacaaaaaattataatactgatAATAGCTTAGTTTCTGTTGATAACAGTGTACAATCAGTACATCCCAAGCATAAATGTCTAGTAAAAGACTCTGTAACTGGTTCTGACATCAGGCAGTGTTCTGAAACTcaaaaagagtataaaaaagATGTTGAGCAAACTGTAAAATTACCAATACCTAAATCACCgagaaaacaaaacaatcataattttcatgcAAATCATGCTTATAATCCATCAAACCAACATatcacacaaaataaaaattttaatttaaaagatcatGAAAATACTCATAGTAAATTAAAAGTGAGCAGAAATGTTAATTATCTAGGTGACAGTAAATCAAATCTTAAGCAAAACGACCTCAATAAAACTCTGAAATCTGAATCAGAACATTCTGTTGATGAAACAAATCTAACTCtagttaattatcaaaaaactaagaatgaaaaaattaaaaaagacaaaagcAATTTATCAAATGAAGCTGATTCAAATGTAAACTTTCCtcattatgagaaaaataatcaaatgtgtAGCGAGACATTTTATTCAAGTGCTAACTCACAAGAtgataaaactaataatcagaaaacaaaaaagtatccACCTAAAGAAAGTGGCTATCATAAAGAAGCTTACCATAAATTTGATTATGATAATACTAGCTTAtcaagaacaaataaaaatagtgctaatactgaaaaaagaaaaaagaaccgCTATGACAGTGACCATTTTAGTGATAGTTGCTCCATTACATCAAATAACTTATCTGTTCGAAATTTTTccgaagatttaaaaaatgataacacTAGCTTATCACgagcaaataaaaatagtgccaatactgaaaaaagaaataggaGCCGTTATGACAGTGACCATTTTAGTGATAGTTGCTCCATCACATCAAATAATAACTTATCTATTCGGAATTTTtccaaagattttaaaaatgataacacTAGTTTATCacgaacaaataaaaatagtacaaatactgaaaaaagaaatggaagaaGCTATGACAGTGACCATTTTAGTGATATTTGCTCCATTACATCAAATGACTTATCTGTTCAGAATTTTTccaaaggatttaaaaatactCATCACAAATCCTGCGAAACCGCTGAGATTAGTGAGGGGGGAAATTCTGAAGGTATTTTTGATCCTTCTGAAAGAAAACCTTACTTTTCATCAAcatttaggaataaaaataatcaaacgtGTAATAGTAAAATAGATACTTCAGATGAAAgtagaatagaaaaatacaaagaagGACCGCAATTGGGTAGTAAAAAGTATTATGGGGGAAAAAATGTGACCTCTCCTAATAGAAACAATTCTCTAGATAGTTCTAGTGATAACGTCCACAGGAAACAATCATTTAATaggactaaaaatttaaatactgagTCTGATTCAGTGTTTGATTGTAATGCTCCTCCAAGAAAGCCCCATAATAAACAAAGACAATATAAAGGCAATAGATCTTACATTCAAGAAAGCTTAAATGAAACTGCAGCGAACTTAGACTTAagtaatgttataaataaagaattttcaagCTATTTATCAAATACTTCTGTATCTACATTAATcgacaaaaatttcaattgtatgtATGACAATAAAGAGCAGTTTTCAATGAGCCATACTCCGCAAAAGGAGAGAGATATCCATTCGCAATTTGCAAGTTGTTCTCAGTCTGGCAGGGAAAATGATAGAATTTATTctagagaagaaaaaagaattgatgCCTCTAAAATGCCACAAGTAAAAGATATAGGATTTTTCGTACATATCACAGTATCTGAGGATCCTAAAGAATTAGATTCGTGggagttatttttcaaaaaacatttaggGTTCATGAACTTTGATGTCTTTAGGTGTTGTGATTTTGCTGAATCTTTAATTCTTCAGTTTGAAACTAATGAAGATGCTTTGAAAGCTCATTGGCTACTCTATAAATTAAAACGTAGGAACAGGAATATTTCTGACCGTCATATCAAATCACTGAGTTCAGTGAAGAAACATCTGGTGAGACCTTGTTTGTGTGAGAATGTCTTAATTGAGCACTGTGATAAGTATTTTGATGAATTTGCCTATAAATATATCTCTactcataaaactaaaatggatataattatagataaattaaattcgTTAACTTTAAAGAAGTCCGGTAATACCTCTAACGAGgaatatttgagtttaaaagATGCTTTTGATACCTTCAAAGCTATGGagacagtttttaataattatgttagaAAAGCTAAAGACTTGGCAAGGCAGTGTTCTGTGTCTGAGACAGGATCTGCTgaattgaaaaaacttaagcTCAATTTTAGTAGAGAATGTAATTCTTTTGAAAGAGGCTTGCCAATATATTCTCAAAAAGATGTTATTCTCAATGCCATTAAAAACTATCCAGTATCTGTTATTGTTGCCGAAACTGGGTCAGGAAAAAGCACTCAGTTGACTCAATACCTCCTGCAAACTTCGTTTGCCGATAATGgttcaattattatttgcaCTCAACCACGAAAAATAGCTGCAGTCAGCATTACTAAATTTGTATGTACTCAGGTAGGATCTTCAGTTGGAAACGAAGTGGGATATGATGTTGGAATAGAAAAGAAGTTTGGTGATTCAACTAAGATTATTTATATGACTGATTACGCTTTATTGAGGAAGTGTTTACGAAAtagaaatctgaaaaaagtaTCGTGTGTCATCATTGATGAAGCCCACGAAAGAACTCTTTATACAGATTTATTGCTTGGCTTGTTGAAGCAGTGTTTAGGGTTTAGGCAAGATTTGAGAATCATTATAACATCAGCGACTATAAATCCATCTGTATTTGTTAAGTATTTCAATCTTCCGGACGGTGCCGTTATAAATGTGCCTGGGCGTGCTTACCCTGTTGAAGTAATTTGGTCTAAACATAatgtaaatgaagaaaatatgtaCGTAAAGGAATGTGTCAGAACAGCTGTTAGGGTGCACCAAAGAGAATCGAAAGGGGATGTTCTTGTATTTTTGTCATCACCAGCAGAAATTGATgaagctattttattgtttgaagaaaTGTGTCCTGAAAATAGCATGCCAGAGCTAATGAGTTTGCATGGCAAGTCTGATATAAAAGATCAAATGCTTGTTTTTGAAACTAGTACTAATGATAAACgtagaataatttttgctaCTAACGCTGCTGAGACTTCATTGACTATTCCTGGAATTAAATACGTTATTGATAGTGGAATGGCTAAAGAGATGATATTTTaccctgaaaaaaataaaagttgcttGATGcctactttaattaataaaagttctgCCGAACAACGAAAAGGTAGAGCTGGACGTACTCAACCTGGAGTCTGTTATcgtttatattctaaaaaagattttgaaaatatgcctGAGCGAGCTCTCCCAGAGTTGCTGAAAACAGATTTACTTAATGCATTATTGAAAGTTTATGAATTTGGTATTAAACCCAGTAGTTTCGATTTTGTTGAATCTCCCTCTAGAGAAGCCATAACAAAATCAATTGATTCATTGGAGGTTTTagaattgattgaaaataatgatttaactAAATTAGGAAAACAAGTTGTTCAGCTTTCTATAGAACCTAGACTTgctaaatttattctattaggTGTTGAATCTGGCATGGGTCATGAAGCTGCTATAATTGCAGCTCTAGTTTCTGAAGCGGGaagaatatttttgagatttgaTGACAACAAGGAAAAATCtgatcaaaagaaaaaaagcttttgtcaAAAAAGTGGTGATCTATGTACCTTTTTAGAAATCTATAAAAGATGGCTAGAAGTGTCCCAAACAGATAGATTTAACTGGTGTGTTTCAAACTATGTAAGCTTCAAAGCATTAAGCTCTGCTCGCAAGACtgtcaaagaaattttattcactcTGCGACAAGACCTTGGTATCAAAGTATCAAGTCGATATAATaacttatcttttaaaaataattttgaaataattctttttagcagctttattgaaaatttatgtatatattcaGGACATCCTTCCCTTGGGTATCAGTCTCCCAACTTCAAagaatcattatttattcatcCATCCTCATCATTGAAATACCTCAGAATAGTACCTCCTAAATTTCTTGTATATACAGTTTTTATGGAAACTTCAAGAAATTATATCCTCGATGTTACACCCTTAAAAGAAGAAACAGTTAATAAGGCATTTTCGAAAGGTAATTATGCATTAGCTGTGGAGGATCTAAAACGGCTGCAAATTCCACCTATAACTTTGGGAccttttggagaaaaaattctgtatcGTCACATTTTAGGTAAAGGTGGCtctgtaattaataatattgagtatctgttagaaaaattaactaaaaatagaaattttagaattgatATTTGTAGAGACAAAGGATTGGTTATTATTCATGTTGaggaaaaatttcatgaaagagTGTCTAATTTTATTCAAGACATAGTGAATGATGCAAGAGAGGAAATGGCAAAAGAGGCTGATGTCATCAAGATGGATGATGGATTTTATTACTATTGTTTATCGACAGGTGGATTGATTCATGATATTGTAATGCCTGGAGAATTTCGTGAGATTACGATTGAGCCCATCAATCAAAGATCAATAAGTGAGTTAGAATCTATTTTGAGACAATTTGGTCCTGTACAGAATCTTGAgaaaaaaagcttgaaatatAAGCATAGTATTAATGTGACTTATTTAACTGTTTCTGATGCCCAAAATGCtctcaaatgtttaaataaaaaaaatgttgcaggtgttaaagttcaaaatattgttcCAAAACTCAATAAATCTTCTAAGCCTTTATATAAATTGAAGTTTACATGGCCTCGTTTGCTTGCAAAAGGTACCGGTTCCATACTTTTCTCCTCTGCTGAGGATCGTGTGATGGTTTCTGGAAAATTGTCTACCAAATCTTTGTATGTTGATAACAATCGTATCAGTGTGACACCCTCTCAAAATGATCTCTGccttaacttgaaaaatataccTCAATCAGCAAATGAAAGATTGCTGCAAGAAAAGATATCCGAAGCACTTCCTGATTTCTTAAGGGAACTTGTAAAATGTGTTGAAATAAATCGACAAGATTCTTTAgctgtttcaaaaaatgatatCATTAAGATTAAAGACCAACTGTCCCAGAGCCTAAGTAGGTTCACTCCACCGAGTAAAGTTGCCATTGACGTTGTGTACCCAACATCTACTTCCAAAAATTATGAAGCATTTGCTTATTTTGAGTGTGATGAAGATGGGAGTACTGCTTTTCAGCAATTGCGTGGTAAGTTGAAGCTTAACAATATTCAAGTTGATATTTTGGAGATATTGGAGTCACAGGTCGAATGCAAAGAACATGTATATCATTTTCTACGGAGGGATATACAAACTGTTATCACAAAACATGAAGGAAAggttaaagtaacaaaattgtCTAATTCTCTCGAAGATAAAGTTGCTATTCAATTTTCTTGCAGAAGtcatgaaaaactaaaaaccgtaaataaagagattttaagTCTGGTACGTGATCGTAAAGTAGAATGCCgtcataacaaaaaatatttttatctcttcaCTGATAGTggcgaaaaaatattaaatgcaatcCAGGCTCGGACAAAAACTCTTATCGAACGTGACACTGATAACAAGGTTGTTTTTATATATGGTCAAAGTAAAATGAGTTATACGGCTGAGGCAGAAATTCATTCGTTCTTTGAAACTGCAAAGTTACTCAAGACAAAGATCTATGATCTAAAAAGTTCGCATATACCACCAGGATTTTTGAAGGAACTTTATTCTAGATATGGATTTGATTTGTATGGCTTAATCacgaaatttgatttaaaaacagcaAACATTGATATGAAATTTGGTAATCTTACAGTTGAAGGTGAAGTTCGCAACATtagaaaa GTTGATgaacatttagaaaatatttgtgcCAAGCTTTATACAACTAAACCGAAGAAAACAGATGATGATGTTGGATTTGGTATGTGTGCTATATGTCTAGATcctgtaaaatttgattattatagaCTTGAAAACTGTGGTCATTCCTTCTGCAAATCCTGTCTACTTTTACAACTAGAAAGCAAGATTATTCCTGTTACCTGTGCTCAAGAG aaTTGTGGACAACCATTTTTCCTTATTGACATCAATAGAATTTTGTCTCTTGGAGGTGAAAAGCTCAGACGGGAATTTCAAAATGCAGCTCTTCAACATCATGTTAGTACTCATGCTGGTCAGATCAGCTATTGTCACTCCCCAGATTGTCCTACTGTCTATcgagtttcaaaaaaaagtgatattgtTTACAATTGTCCTGCTTGTTTAAATGACATCTGTGCATA TTGTCAAACATTCTCCCATAAGGGCATGAACTGTGATATTTACCAGAATTCAAAAGAGGATGAAGACtattctttaaaa